Proteins from a genomic interval of Marmota flaviventris isolate mMarFla1 chromosome 8, mMarFla1.hap1, whole genome shotgun sequence:
- the Fam43a gene encoding protein FAM43A codes for MLPWKKHKFELLAEAPPRQTSKPKGYAVSLHYSALSSLARACPEGALSRVGSMFRSKRKKLHITSEDPTYTVLYLGNATTIQARGDGCTDLAVGKIWSKSEAGRQGTKMKLTVSAQGIRMVHAEERALRRPGHLYLLHRVTYCVADARLPKVFAWVYRHELKHKAVMLRCHAVLVSKPEKAQAMALLLYQTSANALAEFKRLKRRDDARHQQQELVGAHTIPLVPLRKLLLHGSCCYKPPVERSRSAPKLGSITEDLLGEQQEQELPEEEEEEHPEGCLEEEEEEEEEENRVGVEGPAEEETEAQRALVVAMHFECGDLLDTMENGREEMLGGGVVSLGPGLGTPPPLSCSASDVKAQLSQLINDLGELSFGNDVRTLQADLRVTRLLSGESTGSESSLEGGGPDATSTTVGNKSGSADSSSPDEPHSG; via the coding sequence ATGCTGCCCTGGAAGAAGCACAAGTTCGAGCTGCTGGCCGAAGCGCCGCCGCGGCAGACGTCCAAACCCAAAGGCTACGCTGTGAGCCTGCACTACTCAGCGCTCAGCTCGCTAGCGAGAGCGTGCCCCGAAGGCGCGCTCAGTCGGGTGGGAAGCATGTTCCGCTCCAAGCGCAAGAAGCTGCACATTACCAGCGAGGACCCCACATACACCGTGCTCTACCTGGGCAATGCCACCACCATTCAGGCGCGCGGCGACGGCTGCACCGACCTAGCCGTGGGTAAGATCTGGAGTAAAAGCGAGGCGGGCCGTCAGGGTACCAAGATGAAGCTCACGGTGAGTGCGCAAGGTATCCGTATGGTGCACGCTGAAGAGCGCGCGCTGCGCCGCCCGGGCCACCTCTACCTGCTGCACCGCGTCACCTACTGCGTGGCAGACGCGCGGCTACCCAAGGTCTTCGCCTGGGTGTACCGGCATGAGCTGAAGCACAAGGCGGTAATGCTGCGCTGCCATGCCGTTCTGGTGTCTAAGCCGGAGAAGGCGCAGGCCATGGCCCTGCTGCTCTACCAGACTTCGGCCAACGCTTTGGCGGAATTTAAACGCCTCAAGCGGCGGGACGACGCGCGTCACCAGCAGCAGGAGCTGGTGGGTGCGCACACTATCCCGCTAGTGCCCCTGCGCAAACTGCTCCTGCACGGATCTTGCTGCTATAAGCCGCCGGTGGAGCGGAGCCGCAGCGCGCCCAAGCTCGGCTCCATCACCGAGGACCTGCTGGGCgaacagcaggagcaggagctaccggaggaagaggaagaggagcacCCCGAGGGCTgcctggaggaagaggaggaggaggaggaggaggagaatcgTGTGGGGGTGGAGGGCCCAGCAGAAGAGGAGACCGAGGCACAGAGGGCACTGGTGGTGGCCATGCACTTCGAATGTGGGGACTTGCTAGACACCATGGAGAATGGGCGCGAGGAGATGCTGGGGGGCGGCGTCGTCTCgctgggccctgggctggggactCCACCTCCGCTGTCGTGCAGCGCCTCAGACGTGAAGGCTCAGCTGTCGCAGCTTATTAACGACCTGGGAGAGCTCAGTTTCGGCAACGATGTGCGCACCCTGCAGGCAGACTTGAGGGTGACGCGCCTGCTGTCGGGCGAGAGCACTGGCAGTGAGAGCTCCCTCGAGGGCGGAGGCCCGGACGCAACCTCCACCACTGTTGGGAACAAGTCTGGTTCCGCAGACAGCTCCAGCCCGGACGAGCCCCACTCGGGTTGA